A stretch of the Mastacembelus armatus unplaced genomic scaffold, fMasArm1.2, whole genome shotgun sequence genome encodes the following:
- the LOC113140119 gene encoding vegetative cell wall protein gp1-like: protein MEKKKIQRQKLSVQTSAPIHGGGAGAAPAAGLRFYGYSPPADSPPTDSPPADAPPTDSPTADSPATDPPPVDSTPTDSPPADSPATDSPTADSPATDSPPVDSTPTDSPTADSPTADSLATDSPPIDSTPALSSRRFSSCRCPSHRLSYCRLPCHRPPSHSPPADAPPTDSPTADSPATDPPPVDSTPTDSPPADSPATDSPTADSPATDSPPVDSTPTDSPTADSPPADSPPKYSSTADSPATDSPPTPLL, encoded by the exons atggagaagaagaagatccaGAGGCAGAAA CTTTCGGTTCAGACCTCCGCCCCGATCCACGGAGGAGGAGCCGGAGCCGCCCCAGCTGCGGGGCTGCGCTTCTACGGCT ATTCTCCTCCTGCAGACTCCCCTCCCACAGATTCTCCTCCTGCAGATGCCCCTCCCACAGACTCTCCTACTGCAGACTCCCCTGCCACAGACCCCCCTCCCGTAGACTCCACTCCCACAGACTCTCCTCCCGCAGACTCCCCTGCTACAGACTCTCCTACTGCAGACTCCCCTGCCACAGACTCCCCTCCCGTAGACTCCACTCCCACAGACTCTCCCACTGCAGACTCCCCTACTGCAGACTCCCTTGCCACAGACTCCCCTCCAATAGACTCCACTCCTGCACTCTCCTCCCGCAGATTCTCCTCCTGCAGATGCCCCTCCCACAGACTCTCCTACTGCAGACTCCCCTGCCACAGACCCCCCTCCC ATTCTCCTCCTGCAGATGCCCCTCCCACAGACTCTCCTACTGCAGACTCCCCTGCCACAGACCCCCCTCCCGTAGACTCCACTCCCACAGACTCTCCTCCCGCAGACTCCCCTGCTACAGACTCTCCTACTGCAGACTCCCCTGCCACAGACTCCCCTCCCGTAGACTCCACTCCCACAGACTCTCCCACTGCAGATTCTCCTCCTGCAGACTCCCCTCCCAAATACTCTTCTACTGCAGACTCCCCTGCCACAGACTCCCCTCCT ACTCCCCTCCTGTAG
- the LOC113140156 gene encoding calpain-2 catalytic subunit-like has protein sequence MSGVAETLAKKRAMAAGFGTNAKAIPYLNQNFAALRDQCRASGQLFCDPTFPAAPESLGFNELGRNSHKVRGVTWKRPTELVSKPEFIVGGANRTDICQGALGDCWLLAAIASLTLNEYVMARVVPTDQGFGNNYAGIFHFQLWQFGEWVDVVIDDRLPVKDGELMFVHSAEGREFWSALLEKAYAKVNGCYEALSGGSTTEGFEDFTGGIAESYDLQRPPANMFQIIKKALEAGALLGCSIDITSAADSEAVTRQKLVKGHAYSLTGAAEVNYRGRPEKLVRMRNPWGQVEWTGAWSDGSSEWNSVQGDCPHANAEDGEFWMSFNDFLRHYSRIELCTLTPDAVQDDSVKPWSVNKFDGTWRRGSTAGGCRNHAQTFWTNPQFVIKLDEEDDDPHDNEVGCSFVVGLIQKNRRKLRRQGEDMHTIGYAIYELPQEFHGQREVRLNRDFFLRHAQKARSETFINLREISTRFKLPPGEYLIVPSTFDPHLNGDFCIRVFSEKQHETLPCDDPVSADLQDEEVSDAEVDAGFRNLFTKLAGDDMEIAATELKTIMNRIIAKRTDIKTDGFSLDTCRCMVNLMDNSGNGKLGLGEFATLWKKVQRYLTVYKKNDLDNSGTMSTSEMRIAFKDTGFTLTNTIYQQLVARYADDDMSIDFDNFVSCLIRLEMMFKIFATLDPHKTGSVELDFNQWINFSMI, from the exons aTGAGCGGCGTGGCAGAAACTCTGGCCAAGAAGCGGGCCATGGCTGCGGGCTTCGGCACCAACGCCAAAGCGATTCCGTACCTGAACCAGAACTTCGCTGCTCTTCGGGACCAGTGCCGCGCCTCGGGGCAGCTGTTCTGCGACCCGACCTTCCCCGCCGCGCCCGAGTCCCTGGGCTTCAATGAGCTGGGCCGGAACTCCCACAAGGTCCGCGGAGTCACCTGGAAGAGACCCACG GAACTGGTCTCTAAACCTGAGTTCATCGTGGGCGGAGCCAACAGGACCGACATCTGTCAGGGAGCTCTGG GCGACTGCTGGCTGTTGGCGGCCATCGCCTCACTGACCCTGAATGAATATGTGATGGCCAGAGTCGTGCCCACCGACCAGGGCTTTGGTAACAACTACGCGGGCATCTTCCACTTCCAG CTCTGGCAGTTCGGGGAGTGGGTGGACGTGGTGATTGATGACCGGCTGCCAGTCAAAGACGGAGAGCTGATGTTTGTCCACTCGGCGGAGGGGAGGGAGTTCTGGAGCGCCCTGCTGGAAAAGGCCTACGCCAA AGTGAACGGCTGCTACGAGGCGTTGTCAGGTGGCTCCACCACCGAGGGCTTTGAGGATTTTACCGGAGGCATCGCTGAGAGCTACGACCTCCAGCGGCCTCCGGCCAACATGTTCCAGATCATCAAGAAAGCCCTGGAGGCCGGAGCGCTGCTGGGCTGCTCCATCGAT ATCACCAGCGCCGCAGACTCGGAGGCTGTCACTCGTCAGAAGTTGGTGAAAGGCCACGCCTACTCTCTGACTGGTGCTGCGGAG GTGAACTACCGAGGTCGGCCGGAAAAGCTGGTGAGGATGAGGAACCCCTGGGGTCAGGTGGAGTGGACCGGAGCCTGGAGCGACGg GTCGTCAGAGTGGAACAGCGTGCAGGGAGACTGTCCACATGCCAACGCAGAGGACGGGGAGTTCTG GATGTCCTTCAATGACTTCTTGCGTCACTACTCCCGTATTGAGTTGTGCACTCTGACCCCCGACGCTGTCCAAGATGACTCAGTCAAACCCTGGAGCGTCAACAAGTTTGATGGGACCTGGAGGAGAGGGTCCACTGCAGGAGGCTGCAGGAATCATGCCC AGACATTCTGGACCAATCCTCAGTTTGTGATCAAgctggatgaggaggatgatgacCCACATGATAATGAGGTGGGCTGCAGCTTTGTGGTGGGTCTGATCCAGAAGAACCGCAGAAAGCTCCGCAGACAAGGAGAGGATATGCATACCATCGGGTATGCCATCTACGAG cttcCACAAGAG TTCCACGGCCAGAGGGAGGTGCGTCTGAACAGGGACTTCTTCCTGAGGCACGCTCAGAAGGCGAGGTCAGAAACCTTCATCAACCTGCGTGAGATCAGCACTCGCTTCAAGCTGCCACCCGGAGAGTACCTGATCGTCCCGTCCACCTTTGACCCACACCTCAACGGAGACTTCTGTATCCGGGTGTTCTCTGAGAAGCAGCACGAGACCCT ACCCTGTGACGACCCGGTCAGCGCCGACCTCCAAGAT GAGGAGGTGTCGGATGCAGAGGTGGATGCAGGATTCAGGAACCTCTTCACCAAACTGGCTGGAGAC GACATGGAGATCGCTGCCACGGAGTTAAAGACCATCATGAACAGGATCATTGCCAAAC GAACTGACATCAAAACCGATGGTTTTTCTTTGGACACCTGCAGGTGCATGGTCAACCTGATGGAC AACAGCGGGAACGGGAAGCTCGGCCTTGGAGAGTTTGCCACACTGTGGAAGAAGGTTCAGCGATACCTG ACGGTCTATAAGAAGAACGACCTTGATAACTCAGGGACGATGAGCACTTCAGAGATGAGGATCGCCTTCAAAGACACAG GGTTCACCCTCACCAACACCATCTACCAGCAGCTGGTGGCTCGATACGCTGACGACGACATGAGCATCGACTTTGACAACTTTGTGAGCTGCCTGATAAGGCTGGAGATGATGTTCA AGATCTTCGCGACGCTCGACCCTCACAAAACTGGCTCCGTTGAGCTCGATTTTAACCAG tggaTAAACTTCTCCATGATCTGA